A portion of the bacterium genome contains these proteins:
- the alr gene encoding alanine racemase — protein MEKRAWIEIDIQKIIRNIEIIKGYTGKKFMACVKGNCYGMGMCKISKAIEDYVEMFGVATTSEAVELRESGIKKPVLVMGPVIPGDVETLITNNIHITLFSDEVLRTIEKAIKKRERTARVHIKVDTGLGRIGVKPENTPEFLEKVASIKGITIEGIFSHFATASWKDKTYAKIQLKRFTDTLKNIEKFHIPLKHIANSPAILNLPEAYRNFDMVRIGLLLFGVYTERHLHKKLSFERALKGFCRVLYTKQVPKDTFLSYGLTYKTKRRSQIATTGIGYADGLKRGLSNKFYFLWKDQKVKIVGNICMDQTLVDTTGKNIRIGDTLQVFGDNLEIEEMAEKLNTVPQEILCGFGSERMEKIYKV, from the coding sequence ATGGAAAAAAGGGCATGGATTGAGATTGATATACAGAAAATAATAAGAAATATTGAAATAATAAAAGGATATACAGGGAAAAAGTTTATGGCATGTGTTAAAGGAAACTGCTACGGGATGGGAATGTGCAAAATTTCAAAAGCGATAGAAGATTATGTTGAAATGTTTGGTGTGGCAACAACATCAGAAGCAGTAGAGTTAAGAGAATCTGGAATAAAAAAACCTGTGCTTGTTATGGGACCTGTAATACCCGGTGATGTTGAAACACTTATCACAAACAATATCCATATTACACTCTTCAGTGATGAGGTGCTTAGAACAATAGAGAAAGCAATAAAAAAGAGAGAGAGAACAGCAAGAGTACATATTAAAGTAGATACCGGATTAGGCAGGATAGGCGTTAAACCAGAAAATACACCAGAGTTTTTAGAAAAAGTGGCATCTATAAAAGGTATAACCATTGAAGGTATATTCTCACATTTTGCAACAGCCAGCTGGAAGGATAAGACATATGCAAAAATACAGTTGAAGAGATTTACGGATACATTAAAAAATATAGAAAAGTTTCACATCCCCTTAAAACATATAGCAAACTCACCTGCTATACTTAACCTGCCTGAGGCATACAGAAATTTTGATATGGTAAGAATTGGTCTTTTACTTTTCGGTGTCTATACTGAAAGACACCTGCATAAGAAATTATCCTTTGAACGGGCGTTGAAAGGATTCTGCAGAGTACTTTATACAAAACAGGTGCCTAAAGATACTTTTTTAAGTTATGGCCTCACTTATAAAACTAAAAGGAGAAGTCAGATAGCCACTACAGGTATCGGATATGCAGATGGACTAAAAAGAGGGCTTTCTAACAAATTTTATTTTTTATGGAAAGACCAGAAGGTAAAAATTGTTGGGAATATCTGTATGGACCAGACACTCGTTGATACAACAGGCAAAAATATCAGAATAGGAGATACACTACAGGTATTTGGAGATAACCTTGAGATTGAAGAGATGGCAGAAAAGTTAAATACAGTGCCACAGGAGATTCTCTGTGGATTTGGAAGTGAAAGGATGGAAAAGATATATAAAGTATGA
- a CDS encoding ABC transporter permease gives MKKVWTIALNTFHESLRKKTFYILLVVALVVIGASRFFSFLAAEDEIKMIKDVSFSTIEFFGALIAIFTALVAVSGEIEKRTIYTLLSKPITRSNFVVGKLIGQSLIILLNVILMSIFFIILLLIKKSPPDIETFKTVFLIFIELVLIGSITLTVATFATDAFNIIFSFFLYIVGHLISYGKSLLERVENIVLKGLGEMLYTVIPNYENFNIKDKVVVGVPVSWQYVGQTFLYGIIYIAIVVLIGIYFFNKREV, from the coding sequence ATGAAGAAGGTATGGACTATAGCACTTAATACTTTTCACGAGTCATTAAGGAAAAAAACATTTTACATCCTGCTTGTAGTTGCACTCGTAGTTATAGGTGCTTCCAGATTCTTTTCCTTTCTTGCAGCAGAAGATGAAATTAAGATGATAAAAGATGTAAGTTTTTCTACTATTGAATTTTTTGGTGCTCTTATTGCTATATTTACAGCACTCGTCGCTGTCTCAGGAGAGATAGAAAAACGGACCATTTATACCCTCCTTTCCAAACCTATCACGAGAAGTAATTTTGTAGTCGGAAAATTGATAGGACAGTCACTGATTATACTCTTAAATGTTATCCTTATGAGTATCTTTTTCATTATATTATTGCTGATTAAAAAAAGTCCACCAGATATAGAAACATTTAAAACTGTATTTCTCATCTTTATTGAACTTGTACTTATTGGCTCAATTACACTCACAGTAGCAACATTTGCAACAGATGCATTCAATATCATCTTTTCCTTCTTCCTTTATATTGTTGGGCATCTTATATCTTATGGTAAATCTCTTCTTGAAAGAGTGGAAAACATTGTTCTAAAAGGCCTCGGTGAGATGTTATATACCGTCATTCCAAATTATGAAAATTTTAATATCAAAGACAAAGTAGTTGTAGGAGTACCTGTATCCTGGCAGTATGTAGGACAAACCTTTCTTTACGGAATTATATACATAGCAATTGTGGTATTAATAGGCATCTATTTCTTTAATAAGAGGGAAGTATGA
- a CDS encoding polyprenyl synthetase family protein, whose product MSKKLDCTIELKRYRETIEKYLDITLPPANTEPKLLHRAMRYSVFSGGKRLRPLLVLVVGGMLKIEKEKLLPVACGIELIHNFSLIHDDLPAMDNDDFRRGKKTCHKKFSEAVAILAGDALLTLGLKLVGETGNVPLIKATADAIGSEGMAGGQVFDIMYKNKKISGTLKKNIDIMKTGKLFQLCFSAPLFFKRFDKKIQTKMLNISSNFGLAFQIRDDMEDGEGNVEVLKRSLSLLYKEMKNDIAFFGEKGALLSYIVENLYKF is encoded by the coding sequence ATGAGCAAAAAATTAGATTGTACAATTGAATTAAAAAGATACAGAGAAACAATAGAAAAATACTTAGATATAACTTTACCACCAGCAAACACAGAGCCAAAATTGCTTCACAGGGCAATGAGGTACAGTGTATTTTCAGGCGGAAAAAGATTAAGACCTCTTCTTGTACTGGTTGTTGGCGGGATGTTAAAGATAGAAAAAGAAAAACTATTACCTGTTGCATGTGGTATTGAATTAATACATAACTTTTCCCTCATACATGATGACCTGCCTGCGATGGATAATGATGACTTCAGAAGGGGGAAAAAAACCTGCCACAAAAAATTTAGTGAGGCAGTTGCCATACTTGCAGGAGATGCACTTTTAACACTCGGTTTAAAACTTGTTGGAGAAACAGGTAATGTTCCTTTGATAAAAGCAACCGCTGATGCTATTGGCTCAGAGGGGATGGCAGGAGGACAGGTATTTGACATTATGTATAAGAACAAAAAAATATCAGGGACTTTAAAGAAAAATATTGATATTATGAAAACAGGAAAATTATTCCAGCTATGTTTTTCAGCACCACTTTTCTTCAAAAGGTTTGATAAAAAGATTCAAACGAAAATGTTGAATATCAGCAGTAATTTTGGGCTTGCCTTCCAGATAAGGGACGACATGGAAGATGGAGAGGGCAATGTAGAAGTATTAAAACGTAGTTTATCATTACTGTACAAGGAAATGAAAAATGATATTGCTTTCTTCGGGGAGAAAGGAGCACTTTTATCATATATAGTGGAAAACCTTTACAAGTTTTGA
- a CDS encoding Gfo/Idh/MocA family oxidoreductase: protein MGQVRIGVIGVGGMGTGHCKSIKELEEVELAFVCDIEEEVAEVKGKEFEVPFFTDYKKAIKSGLADAIIIATPHWIHPEIAIYAFKNGLHVLSEKPIAVTVSDADKMIKAAKKSKKVF, encoded by the coding sequence ATGGGACAAGTAAGAATTGGAGTTATTGGTGTTGGAGGTATGGGAACAGGACATTGTAAAAGTATAAAGGAATTAGAAGAGGTAGAACTTGCCTTTGTATGTGATATAGAAGAAGAGGTAGCTGAGGTAAAAGGGAAAGAATTTGAAGTCCCATTTTTTACAGATTATAAGAAAGCAATAAAGAGTGGACTTGCTGATGCCATTATTATTGCTACACCACACTGGATTCATCCTGAGATAGCGATATATGCCTTCAAGAATGGGTTACATGTACTTTCAGAGAAACCGATAGCAGTTACTGTTTCTGATGCAGATAAAATGATAAAGGCAGCAAAAAAGAGTAAGAAGGTCTTT
- a CDS encoding Gfo/Idh/MocA family oxidoreductase, whose protein sequence is EQGVIGEITRTLCIDPWYRSQAYYDSGTWRATWKGEGGGVLLNQAPHAIDIFIWLAGLPCKVEAKTRTRLHKIEIEDEVCALLEYKNGAWGYYYTSTCEPGDFDLHMEIAGDKGKIIVNGKDITLYRYDIPVSKFTYKAKDMWASLPVREEKIDTGADIPAGHDSIIKNFARAILKKEKLFIPGEEGLKSIEFINACILSGKTGKPVNIPVNRKEYDRLIRKLVAMSRVKNVCNVQRLPDPRFLKQ, encoded by the coding sequence TAGAGCAAGGTGTCATAGGAGAGATAACGAGGACATTATGTATAGACCCCTGGTACCGCTCTCAGGCATACTATGATAGTGGTACATGGCGTGCTACATGGAAAGGAGAGGGTGGAGGGGTTCTGCTTAACCAGGCACCCCATGCAATAGATATTTTTATATGGCTTGCAGGATTGCCCTGTAAGGTAGAAGCAAAGACGAGGACACGGTTACATAAGATAGAGATAGAGGATGAGGTATGTGCATTACTGGAATACAAAAATGGTGCATGGGGTTATTACTATACTTCTACATGTGAACCAGGTGATTTTGACCTTCATATGGAAATAGCAGGGGATAAAGGTAAGATAATAGTAAATGGTAAAGATATAACCCTTTATAGATACGATATTCCTGTATCAAAGTTCACATATAAAGCAAAGGATATGTGGGCATCATTACCTGTTAGGGAAGAAAAGATAGATACAGGTGCAGATATCCCTGCAGGTCATGACAGTATAATAAAAAATTTTGCGAGGGCAATCCTTAAAAAAGAAAAACTTTTTATACCTGGAGAGGAAGGTCTTAAGTCAATAGAATTTATTAATGCATGTATTCTTTCAGGAAAGACAGGTAAACCAGTAAACATCCCTGTAAATAGAAAGGAATATGATAGATTAATAAGAAAACTTGTTGCCATGTCCAGAGTGAAAAATGTATGTAATGTCCAGCGTCTCCCTGACCCCAGATTTCTTAAACAATAA
- a CDS encoding ABC transporter ATP-binding protein gives MAIIETRELTKVYRLSKNKEVIALNKATMSIEEGEIFGILGPNGSGKTTCLKLLLGIAFPTEGEISIMGENQYSVTAKKNIGFLPENPYYYDYLTGPEILKFYGKLFDIPVSTISSRTEELLQLVGLYDARNLSLRHYSKGMLERIGLAASLINDPKILILDEPTTGLDPIGCKETRDLLIKLNKAGKTILLSSHFLSEVERVCTRIAIFHRGYLLTSGTLNGLMKEYQAENLEELFVKTIEKFDIEKKEG, from the coding sequence ATGGCAATTATAGAAACCAGAGAATTAACCAAAGTATATAGATTGAGTAAAAATAAAGAAGTAATTGCATTAAACAAAGCAACAATGAGTATTGAAGAAGGAGAAATCTTTGGGATTCTTGGTCCAAATGGTTCTGGTAAAACCACCTGTCTTAAACTTCTCTTAGGTATTGCATTCCCTACTGAAGGAGAGATAAGTATAATGGGAGAAAACCAATACTCTGTAACAGCAAAAAAGAATATCGGCTTTTTACCTGAAAATCCTTATTATTATGATTATCTTACAGGTCCAGAAATACTGAAGTTCTATGGTAAACTTTTTGATATTCCTGTGTCCACTATATCAAGCAGAACCGAAGAACTTCTACAACTGGTGGGTTTATATGACGCAAGAAATCTATCTCTAAGGCATTATTCTAAAGGTATGCTTGAAAGGATAGGACTTGCAGCAAGTTTAATAAATGACCCTAAAATCCTTATTCTGGATGAACCGACCACAGGACTTGACCCCATCGGTTGTAAAGAAACGAGAGACCTGTTGATAAAATTGAATAAAGCGGGTAAAACCATTTTACTTTCAAGCCATTTTCTATCAGAGGTAGAAAGGGTATGTACAAGAATAGCCATCTTCCACAGAGGTTATCTTTTAACATCAGGAACACTTAATGGATTAATGAAAGAATATCAGGCAGAAAACCTTGAAGAACTATTTGTCAAAACCATTGAAAAGTTTGATATAGAAAAAAAAGAAGGATAA
- a CDS encoding undecaprenyl/decaprenyl-phosphate alpha-N-acetylglucosaminyl 1-phosphate transferase, with protein MTNTMWPYVYIIVFLTGALLSFFLTPLAEIIARHFNIISIPSERSVHKIPMPLLGGLGIYFSILITILTGITAIRSGFFTSYLSEYIAGIQSVQGKLLAILFGGGIVVAFGIVDDVKTLKAKQKLFLQICASIIIFAAGIRLSLTNTIPSFFLTIFWLILMMNTFNLMDNMDGLSGGVAFISGLILFVFAVRMGQLFVATILAVFLGSIAGFLKHNFPPAKIFMGECGSAFLGYFLGTASILLTFYKYQEHQTFLPIFAPLVVFSILFFDTLSVIWIRRKRGIPVFQADRNHLSHRLVDLGMTNKQAVLFIYLLTLCTGMGALLLGSLNIFGGLMVLFQVFIILSIVGILELTGRTKERNSDGKKGMD; from the coding sequence TTGACTAATACGATGTGGCCATATGTATATATCATAGTTTTTTTAACAGGTGCTCTTTTGTCATTTTTTTTAACACCATTGGCAGAAATAATTGCACGGCATTTTAATATAATATCTATTCCTTCAGAGAGAAGTGTCCATAAAATTCCCATGCCTCTGTTAGGAGGACTTGGTATTTATTTTTCAATTCTTATCACCATCTTAACAGGAATAACTGCTATCAGGTCCGGTTTTTTTACTTCCTATTTATCAGAATACATAGCAGGGATTCAAAGTGTACAGGGGAAATTACTGGCAATCCTCTTCGGTGGAGGAATAGTCGTTGCCTTTGGTATAGTGGACGATGTAAAAACATTAAAAGCGAAGCAGAAATTATTTCTTCAGATATGTGCCTCTATAATCATCTTTGCTGCAGGCATTCGTTTATCTCTAACCAATACTATTCCATCTTTTTTTCTAACCATCTTCTGGCTTATTCTTATGATGAATACTTTTAACCTTATGGATAATATGGATGGTTTGAGTGGAGGTGTTGCTTTTATAAGCGGTTTAATCCTTTTTGTATTTGCAGTAAGGATGGGACAGTTATTTGTTGCAACTATACTGGCTGTTTTTTTAGGAAGTATTGCCGGGTTTTTAAAACATAACTTCCCACCTGCAAAAATTTTTATGGGTGAATGTGGAAGTGCATTTTTAGGATATTTCCTCGGAACTGCTTCTATCCTTCTAACATTTTATAAATACCAAGAACATCAAACATTTCTACCCATATTTGCTCCTTTAGTTGTATTTTCTATTTTATTCTTTGATACACTCTCTGTTATATGGATAAGAAGAAAAAGAGGCATTCCTGTATTTCAGGCAGATAGAAACCACCTTTCTCATCGTCTCGTTGACTTAGGTATGACAAATAAACAGGCAGTTTTATTTATATACCTTTTGACACTCTGTACAGGAATGGGTGCACTCTTACTCGGCAGTTTAAATATATTTGGCGGGCTTATGGTTCTATTTCAGGTATTTATCATTCTCTCTATTGTAGGGATACTTGAACTAACAGGAAGGACCAAAGAAAGGAATAGCGATGGAAAAAAGGGCATGGATTGA
- a CDS encoding choice-of-anchor D domain-containing protein, with the protein MRSKIYKWGKVRVFLLFLLAFLCSGANTSNMISGKIFTLPVAGEEEPPLTPVSSMPVVFNESNEHTALSGADGSYNINVTSLTGSLYILRLDDNLSVGDLVVHDDVYLTSYTVPTIYGGSISDHNVMVFTPQQLTGLGVSLTSGKGALLVLVMDSDTGGFITGATAIVRNMNGASVGAVKYLAIDSSQPLGIILKNSPDSSTPENGGTIGFIAYNIDPGLVMVSGTKSGYSFIWRPAFIYANSITSGVSYYDCIFGAQGSYIIDEIVAYLVDEEGKPVSGATVTLCGMNKSATTSSDGSFKLTNIPYPAIVYVRARKTGYKDTYSFAIIEESEEGVQFSGLQDGTQSIMIFSNTYTQQLGLDFTGGGVIAGRIEDMGENPVKNAKVYVWDEYGDTPALLARYMDCMMETIDEDLIRTSDSGVFVVDTLTQEPVSLGISPARPVYLKFEHENTNGDTYYLSPHYIAPVFNNGITLIADMEMDRYIGKIEVSEGERQPTTMVVEPGATGVDLFYIKIEVPNSEAYPTPYLKSLTLKCGGSVLPTAVALYKKNGEDWDFVPCTGSYGTKIVMNLTSPIPLPAELLLRGNFGIDDDSLSALSAPYFYCELEKNCDMVVTADLLMGFTSTIYVSVDGAPVRGNKVYVKTSEPSVAVNPEQLNFGEVSVGQSETLTLTIINTSSVIVRVTPSISGTNANEFSVPSMSFDINVGEIGYVNVTFSPNSVGKKSAILYLTIGMGTEEVVSVPLAGTGVSGGGDDTGDGGGGGCFIATAAFGSPLHPYVNILRNFRDNILLKSKAGKSFVRWYYLHSPAVAKVIEKSVTLKIFTRILLIPVIGIAWLIIKGILSYLILGLAITGLLRMQR; encoded by the coding sequence ATGAGGAGTAAAATATATAAGTGGGGAAAAGTAAGAGTGTTTCTTTTGTTTTTACTTGCTTTCTTATGTAGTGGTGCAAATACATCCAATATGATATCCGGTAAGATATTTACTCTTCCTGTAGCAGGAGAAGAAGAGCCACCTCTTACACCTGTTAGTAGTATGCCAGTGGTGTTTAATGAGAGTAATGAACATACAGCCCTTTCTGGAGCAGATGGTAGTTACAATATAAATGTAACTTCACTTACAGGTTCTCTTTATATACTGCGTCTGGATGACAATCTCTCTGTAGGTGATTTAGTTGTCCATGATGATGTATATCTGACTTCTTATACAGTCCCAACAATCTACGGAGGAAGTATTAGCGACCATAATGTAATGGTTTTTACCCCTCAGCAACTTACTGGGCTAGGTGTATCTCTCACATCAGGTAAGGGAGCGTTATTGGTATTAGTAATGGATTCAGATACAGGTGGTTTCATCACAGGGGCAACCGCTATAGTGAGAAATATGAATGGAGCCAGTGTAGGAGCTGTAAAGTATCTTGCAATTGACTCTAGTCAGCCCCTCGGTATTATACTGAAAAACTCTCCAGATAGTAGCACTCCGGAGAATGGAGGGACTATTGGTTTTATCGCCTATAACATTGATCCGGGTCTTGTAATGGTCTCTGGCACAAAGTCCGGATACAGTTTTATCTGGCGTCCTGCATTTATATATGCAAATAGTATTACGTCAGGTGTAAGTTACTACGACTGTATTTTCGGTGCTCAAGGTTCATATATAATTGATGAAATAGTCGCATATCTTGTTGATGAAGAGGGAAAGCCAGTAAGTGGTGCAACAGTTACACTCTGTGGAATGAATAAGTCCGCTACAACATCTTCTGATGGTTCATTTAAACTTACCAATATCCCTTATCCTGCTATTGTTTATGTAAGGGCAAGGAAGACCGGTTATAAGGATACATACTCTTTTGCTATTATAGAAGAGAGCGAAGAAGGTGTACAGTTTTCTGGTCTTCAGGATGGTACACAATCAATTATGATTTTTAGCAATACTTATACACAGCAGTTAGGGCTTGATTTTACAGGTGGAGGGGTAATTGCGGGAAGGATTGAAGATATGGGTGAAAATCCGGTAAAGAATGCAAAGGTCTATGTGTGGGATGAATATGGTGATACACCTGCTCTGCTTGCTCGTTATATGGACTGTATGATGGAAACAATAGATGAGGACCTTATTAGAACTTCAGACAGTGGTGTTTTTGTTGTGGATACACTTACCCAGGAGCCAGTATCTTTGGGTATATCTCCAGCCAGACCTGTATATCTGAAGTTTGAACATGAGAATACCAATGGAGATACATATTATCTCTCACCTCACTATATCGCACCTGTATTTAACAATGGTATTACACTTATTGCTGATATGGAGATGGATAGATACATAGGAAAGATAGAGGTCTCAGAAGGAGAAAGACAACCAACCACAATGGTAGTTGAACCAGGAGCAACAGGGGTAGACCTTTTTTATATAAAAATTGAAGTACCTAACTCAGAAGCATATCCTACTCCATATCTGAAGTCGTTAACCCTGAAATGTGGAGGGTCTGTACTGCCGACAGCAGTAGCGTTATATAAGAAAAATGGGGAAGATTGGGATTTTGTACCCTGTACCGGGTCTTATGGTACAAAGATTGTTATGAATCTTACCAGTCCTATTCCTTTACCAGCAGAACTCCTTCTCAGAGGTAATTTTGGTATAGATGATGATTCACTTTCTGCTCTATCCGCACCCTACTTTTACTGTGAACTTGAAAAAAACTGTGATATGGTTGTTACTGCTGACCTATTAATGGGGTTTACATCTACTATCTATGTCTCTGTTGATGGTGCACCTGTAAGAGGGAATAAGGTATATGTAAAGACATCGGAGCCCTCTGTAGCAGTTAACCCGGAACAACTTAATTTTGGTGAAGTATCTGTAGGTCAGAGTGAAACATTAACACTCACTATAATCAACACAAGTAGTGTAATAGTAAGAGTCACCCCATCTATTTCGGGAACAAATGCAAATGAGTTTTCTGTTCCTTCTATGTCTTTTGACATAAATGTTGGAGAAATAGGATATGTTAATGTTACATTTTCTCCCAATAGTGTTGGAAAGAAATCAGCCATTTTATATCTTACCATTGGTATGGGAACAGAAGAAGTTGTTTCAGTTCCACTTGCAGGAACAGGTGTTTCAGGTGGAGGTGATGATACAGGTGATGGAGGAGGTGGTGGGTGTTTTATAGCAACTGCTGCCTTTGGTTCACCACTTCATCCATATGTGAATATATTAAGAAACTTCAGGGATAATATACTTCTTAAAAGTAAAGCAGGGAAGTCATTTGTCAGGTGGTATTATCTCCATAGTCCTGCTGTTGCAAAGGTAATAGAAAAAAGTGTAACACTTAAGATATTTACCAGAATATTGCTTATTCCTGTGATAGGTATTGCCTGGTTGATTATAAAAGGGATTTTGTCCTATCTTATATTAGGACTGGCAATAACTGGACTTTTAAGGATGCAGAGATAA
- a CDS encoding TMEM165/GDT1 family protein — translation MDIKTFGVAFASILVAELADKTQLIGITLSAKSGRPLSVWVGSVLAYMLITLITVLIGALLSRCGREDIIRYTGAVIFIFIGFLMLLGKM, via the coding sequence ATGGATATAAAGACATTTGGGGTTGCATTTGCTTCTATTTTAGTGGCTGAACTTGCTGATAAAACACAACTTATTGGGATTACACTTTCAGCGAAATCAGGAAGACCTTTATCGGTATGGGTTGGTTCTGTACTGGCTTATATGTTAATCACTCTCATTACTGTTCTTATAGGAGCATTGCTTTCAAGATGTGGAAGAGAAGATATAATAAGATATACAGGTGCTGTTATTTTTATCTTTATCGGTTTTTTAATGTTATTAGGGAAAATGTAA
- a CDS encoding sorbitol-6-phosphate dehydrogenase subunit, which produces MVEMNLKDKVGIVTGGASGIGKAVVEKLLQAGATVVISDVNEKQGYAVEKEFRERYKKCLFVKTDVTDKKDIEGMITKTKKEYGKIDYLVNNAGINIPRLLVDPSGKEEVTEEIFDRMTVINQKGAVFCAQAVAREMIKDRIKGVIINVSSESGLEGSEGQSIYAGTKAAMYSFTRSWAKELGRYGIRVVGIAPGILEATALRTPEYERALAYTRGITVEQLRQSYEKVSIPLGRVGTLEEVANVVAFLISDLASYITGTVINISGGKSRG; this is translated from the coding sequence ATGGTAGAGATGAATCTTAAAGATAAGGTAGGTATAGTAACAGGTGGTGCAAGTGGTATAGGTAAGGCAGTTGTAGAGAAACTTCTTCAGGCAGGAGCAACTGTTGTGATATCTGATGTAAATGAAAAACAGGGATATGCCGTTGAAAAGGAATTTAGAGAAAGATATAAAAAGTGCCTTTTTGTTAAAACAGATGTGACAGATAAAAAAGATATAGAAGGGATGATAACAAAAACAAAAAAGGAATACGGGAAGATTGACTATCTTGTAAATAATGCAGGTATAAACATACCACGTCTTCTCGTTGACCCTTCAGGAAAAGAAGAGGTTACAGAGGAGATATTTGATAGGATGACTGTAATAAATCAAAAAGGGGCTGTTTTCTGTGCACAGGCAGTAGCGAGAGAGATGATAAAAGATAGGATAAAAGGAGTGATAATAAATGTCTCTTCTGAGAGCGGACTTGAGGGCTCTGAGGGGCAGAGTATCTATGCAGGGACAAAAGCAGCAATGTATTCTTTTACAAGAAGCTGGGCAAAAGAACTGGGAAGGTATGGGATAAGAGTTGTGGGGATTGCACCAGGAATTCTTGAAGCAACGGCTTTAAGAACTCCTGAATATGAAAGGGCGCTTGCCTATACGAGAGGTATCACTGTTGAGCAATTGAGACAGTCATATGAAAAGGTATCCATTCCACTCGGCAGGGTAGGTACTCTTGAAGAAGTAGCAAATGTTGTAGCATTTCTTATATCAGACCTTGCTTCTTATATCACAGGTACGGTTATAAATATATCGGGTGGGAAGTCAAGAGGGTAA